From the genome of Brassica oleracea var. oleracea cultivar TO1000 chromosome C4, BOL, whole genome shotgun sequence:
ATATATGAAATTCACATTTTGGCAAAAAAAAAAAAAAAAAAAATTGCAAATAAATTTCGAGCAAGAGATTCTCTCATGTCCCGACCAGATCATATAAATTCGAAAGAGAGAAACACACCTGAAGAGAGGAGGAGAGCCACCGAGAGAGAGTCGCCGTAGATAGCCGTGAGAGAGAGGTGGAGTGATTCTTCGTGGAGAGAGAGACGTCGAGACAGAGATGAAACATCTCCTTCCCAATAAAACTGTAACACATGTCTGCTAAGATACGTTTCCTCAATTAATAGCTATTTTTCTTTTTTTTTAATTCTTAATTTCATGGAAAACCCTTCTTAAGAGACCCCAATAATCATGCTCTTATTATATACCATATATATCGCATGCTTCTTCAGGGATGAAAGGTGTGAAGGAAGCAAAGCCAGGTCCACTCTTGTCGTGGCATCAACGAGTAAGTATTGTGGCTGGTGCAGCAAGAGGGCTTGAGTACTTACATGAAAAGGTGAACCCACATATCGTTCACCGTGACATAAAGTCCAGCAATATTCTAATCTTTGGTGATGGTGTTGCTAAAATCGCTGAGTTTGATCTTTCAAACGAAGCTGATATGGCAGCACGCCTTCATTCGAGTCGTATTCTTGGAACCTTTAGTTATCATGCCCCTGATGAGTAAGTTTGTTGTCATCTTCTTCTTCTTCTATTGCTCATCACGCTCACTCTCATAAGTTATTTTTCTCTCTTTGATCAGATATGCAATGACTGAGCAACGGAGTGCAAAGAGTGATGTGTACAGCTTCGGTGTTGTATTGCTCGAGCTTCTAACAGGTCGAAAGCCCGTTGATCAACATTGCCTCGAGGCAAGCAAAGTTTAGTCACATGGGTAATATATACTGATCTCTTTATCAAAGATATATAATTTGAACTATCTAGCATTACAAACATGTAACTAGATATTCTAAAACTATGCTTTTGCCTTAGGCTACACCAAAGCTGTGTGCAGACAAAGTAATGCAGTGTGTTGATTCAGGACTCGGAGGAGATTACCCTCCAGAAGCTGTTGCTAAGGTATAAATCAAAACTAGTCTTGTCGTATTGATTCTAAGACACAAAGTAAAGAGGAAAAATAAAAGCATTCCTCGATTCAAAATGTATTTACGTTTAATAGTTTTTCTTGTTGATAATGCAGTTTGCAGTTGTTGCTGCGTTGTGTGTACAATACGAAGATAGCTTCAGACCAAACATGAGAACTGTCGTGAATGCTCTTCAATCTTTTGTTGAATGTTCGGACCGGACCTGCGGGAGGAGAACATTAGTGTTGTGTGTTAACTCTTGGCCGTCACCTTTAATAAGATATTTAATTTATACAGTTTATAATATATAGTGTTCATATAATTAAGAGAGTGACCACTAAATTAATCTAAAACATGTGGGAATAATTGAAAATAAAAACAAATATATAAGTGAGTCGTTGCTTGCGTGATTGTGGTATTTCAAACTAATTAAGTGTTATGAGTACACTGTAACATATTTACTCCTTATGCACAACTTGAGGACCCCTTATAAAAGCCATGCCTCCTGACATGTATTTCCATGATTAGCATCATATTTTGATGGTTGTGGATTGTGAAATCCCCACTGAAGAAAAGTCCTTTAAAACCAAGCAAATAATCGAGAAATATCCAAGCAAATAATCTAATGTAGGTTATTCTTGATATTAATAAAATGAATGCGCTGAATCTGAGGGCAATTTGAAGTCTGTATATGAAGAAAATGATCACTGATCACTGATCACTTGTGATTATGGGAAGATGTCAGGATGTTATTCCCATACTTTCTTCCGGTAAGCTGCTTTAACTACCGAAAAAAACTTTAAATTAAATATTAAAACGGTATAATTCCCATAACACTTATTTGTTTTTTCACCAGAAAAAAAACAACTTCACTTAAAAGTTAAAACCATACTTGCATTAAACGTAAAACTAAAATATAGCAAAAATATTAGTTCGAAACGTTAACTGTTTAGCCTGAAATTAACCCGCAAATCCCTCGTTACGATACGTTAAGTACCTAGAAAATAAATAAAAAATCTAATAATATCTACCAAATATAGACGACTATAAATATGCACAACATGCATATCTCTATACCTAAGCTCTCTTCTTCCTCCCAATCCGTTCCCTTCCGATCCTCTTTTTTCTCCGTCCATACAAAAACACAATCATGAACACTCCAGTCATACATATATTATTGTTTCTCTTCGTAGCTGCCACCGCAACGGCAGCCGCTACACCAACCAAACGCGCAAACTACCTTTTCACACCGCACGCAAAAGCAGTCGCGGGAATATGCACTGTAATCCAAACAAACACAAGTCTATGCTGCAAAACCCTTAAACACGTTCCTACCAATGATCCCATTGAATTGATCCGAGCGTTAGCGGTTGCGGCTGAATCTTCCGTGAAAAATAGTGTGGCTTTTCTCTCAGAAATCAAACCAAAACATACATCAAACGCAACCGCAGCTGCAGCGATCATCAGCTGCGGGAAAAACTTGAAATACGCATTGGAAGATTTCATCGAGTTTTGGAAAGCTACGGGGAAAGATGTAAAGACGTTGGCTCATAACTATTTCACGTGTAAGAGGACGCTAATGTCGATTATGGGGTACCATTGGACTTGTTTTGATGATATTGAAGATAAGAGTTTGTTGAAGGAAATGGAGATTGGGATTGGAGTTGGGAAGAATCTAAGCAGTGATTCGTACGATGTGTTCAATGGTTTAAATACTATTTTTAAGACTTTTGGTATTAAGGTGAAGCTGAACGAGGAAGACACTTCGCCCCGACCGCCACCATTGTCGGCTTATTACTACTGATTAAAGGATGGAGATGTAATTATTAATTAATGTCGTGTAATGCCTAAAACGATCACTAATGGAATCATATATAGATGGTTCTGTCATGTATGATTGTATGTTATAGGTTCTATACATGTATGGACGGATTTCGAGGAAAGGATATATTAATGGAATATTATTATTTTTTTTGTTAACTATTTGTTAGATATTTTTTTGACGATGTTATTATTTGTTTCTCCATAGTTTAAGCTATATATAGTATTTGATGCATGAAACCTGGCTATATTTGCTTATGCTTTCGGGATCTGCATGTCAACATTCATCAAACTTATAGCTTCATTGATTAAATACCATATAATACTAAATAGCTAGATAATGTATGTACATTTAATTACCCTAACGCTATAATGGATTGTCAATTCTAAGTGAGTAGCGAATTGGAACTTTTATAATGTGGTGTTTGACCTAAACTCGAAGCATTAGAGCACCTCCAATGTGGGGTTCTACTTATTGGAATTCTAAACTTTTATATATGTTTAGGTATATGTATGTATATATTATATATGCATATGTAATTGTCGAGTTCATTACTTACGGAAAATCCAACCCAAAATTTCTTAAAACATGAAAATTTAGAATTTCAATGGGTAGAACCCCTTGGAGGTGCTCTTACTTCCGCAATTACTTTCATACAAAGCCATAACATCATGTCTCTTTTTTTTTTTTTTTTTTTGTAAAAGGGCTTTCAATTAAAAATACTAAGAACATACAATGTATGGTTAAAACAACCATAAAGTTTGAATAAGTATAATGAGACATACCTCATATTCAACCAAGCATTATCTTACATAGGAGAAGACTTATGATTCATAAGCTTAATGAAACAAGAGAGAGATGAAACTACTAGGAGGATGGAGGGTAGTTTCCGCGGCCTCGACGACTCCTTTTACCCCTTCCTCTTACCGTTTTACATTCCATATCTTGAAACTTTTGGACTGGTTTTATTGGCCTTCCACCTCGTGACATGTTGATGTTTGCCGTAGCATCACTCATATATCATCTCTCATCATCTTGCTCATTACAAGCAATTTGAGTAATAGAAGGACTGCCATGTGCAGGAGAGTATAGAGGGACCAATGAATTGTCCGATGAAACCGAGTTGGCCTCAAAGACAATAACAGGGGATGGAATTTCTTCCATAATATTAGGTTCAGTTGGAGAAGATTGTGTGTCTGCTAATGGTGATGAAGTCAAAAAAGAGTTGGAGCCAGTGGCTAAATGTACCTTAGAGCAAGTGAGATTGTTTACTGGAGTGGAAAATTCCTTCAGCTCATCTCTGAGTTCAATACCACTTTCTTTAGTAGGTTCCAAAGTCTGCTCAGTAAGTTCCTCTCGTGCTTCTTCAGCTGAGACCAAACTTGACTCCGCACTTTCAGCTGGTAACACCAAGATATTTGATGCAACAGTAGGCTGCACTAATACTTTTCCATTTCAACCTGAGGCTCTTCAGCGGGTAAATCCTCAAGTGTGGGACTTGTTTCCACATTCAATTGGACAGCTGGAAGGAGACATCTTTTTTCCTTATGTCCCAAATGTCCACACCTCCCACAAACACTTGGAATCCATGTATACTCAACATCCACCAAGAAAATATTACCTTGTTTGTCATCTAAGACAATTTTCTTTGGAAAAGGTAATTTTCTTTGGAAAAGGTTTACCAAGTTCTACTTCAACCAACAACTTTGCTTCTCCCAAACAAGTCGGATCAAGTCAAGGTTTATGTGTCTGCATAGGCTCACCAAGTCCGGACGCCACGTGGCTGAGACCCAATCTTGAGTAGCAACTATCTGGAACATTTTTTAAGATTTACCCACACTGGGATTGTTGATACTTCAGGGACATTAAATGAGTTAACTGGTTTCCAAGGGGAGACAAATAACAAACAGTCATCAACATGCCAAACACCTCTTTGAATTATCCATTGTCGAGTTGAATCATGAGGTATATGAAACATGTAAGAGGAATCACTCAGCTTGCGGCAACCTATTCTACATGTTCTACCCCACAACCTATTCACCACAGCATGGATTAAACCCCCAGGAGGAAGAGAGAAATGATGAAAGTGGCCAATGATATATTCCTTTTTATTCTCTGGTCCTAACCGAAGCACTTGAAAAGGAATGGTTACCTGAGGCATTCCATCATGTCGAAAAGTTGGCTTGGCCGCTCGGTAGAGGTTTCTGGTAGCAGGGTCCATTCTGGCTGCCCATGGAAACCTTAATGTTCCATCCTCTTTAAGTTCAGGGACCAGAATTTTTTGAACCGGCATACGAGGAAATTCTCTGGTAAGACTAGGATGGTCTTTTTTCTTCTGGTTTGACCCAAGTTTATCAGGCAATGTTGGCCAGAAAGAGTCAAGGAGATTGTTAAGATACTGCGGGGTCAAAACCACTTGGCGTTGCAGGTGTTGCAGGTGGTATAAAAGCAAGTGGTTTGGCCCAGGCTCCAATTGAAGGAACAAATTTAGGTATTGAAGAATCAACTGATATCTCTGGAGAAATGGTAGTTATTGGAGGGAGGCCAGTAGATGGAGATGATTTTTCGAACCTCCGGCCGCCTCTAGTTCTGGTTCAACACCAGAGTCGCTTACTCCCATTATGTATTCAGTTTCACTTGAATACTTGAGAGTCGACTCCAAGTCGTTGACATCTATTTGATGCCTCATATCTTCAATACCATTGCTCACTACCGTAGGCGTAGACGACATCTCTGGACCAGATATTTTTCCTTCAATCGAGACTGTGCCAGTCGATGTTACCGGCAGTGGAGACTCCATTGACCAGCGACACTTAGAAGGCCAACGAGGATCTGGAGTGGCTGTGGAATTAGTAGATGTCGTCTTGATTTTTTGACTCTCGTCGGTTGTTGGGGTTGAAGCCGAAAGAGAAGCTACATGTGTTCCTTGAATCGAAACCTCCTCCACCGTAATCTCGACAGGGATAGGCGTTGGCTTCACCACATGTACACTAGTATTCAATGGAGACAAGGAGGGCAGAGAGGAAGAACGAGGGAAAACATTTACGGGGGGGTGCTGCGTTCTCGTCGTCAAGTTCAATTGGGGGTTTCATGGCAAGAGCACGAGAGAGTGAGGAAGTTAGTATGCTAGAGACGTTGAGAGGAGACGAGGCCAGATCTGGTGCTCGTGGTGAGCGACACGCCGGAGCGACGTCGAGAATAACCAGAAGAAACGGAAGCGGGGGTGTTTACTGTTTAACTTTCTCTTTCTCTCGCTCAGTTTATTTTGTTAATTCCTCCTTTTAAATTTCCTCAATAAGACCAATGAATTGTCCTAAGTCCTAACCTCATGTCTCTTCCTAATTGTTTTCTTTTATGTACACTGAGAAAAAGAATCACGGATTCACGGTGATGTTTATATTGATATGTCCCTCTTGCTCGTTCTATTAGACGTAAATACAAGTGTAATGTCATCCTGACTATGTACGGTAGCTCATTTTACTGAGACTAAACCATACTTGATATTTCCTTAAAAAATTCTGAGTGTCCTCGGAAATTCTGATTTCGGTTTTTCAATTTTACAATCACTTCATTAGACACTCCATTTCGAATCTCTTAACAACACTACTTATCGTCATATAAAAATTAAATTAACTTCACACATAAAAATATGCACATGAACATAATAGTCTAAAAAAAGTGCACCAATCAAATGAATATACCATTCATGCTAGGATACCGCCATGGAGACAAAATCTCACACAATTTCTTAGCTACCTGTTTTGTTCTAGTGTCTAAATAATTTAAACTTCTTAAATGATGAGATCAAACTCTTGAATATGCTTTCAGCAATGTTAGGAATGAATAATCCAAAACAATTTGAGTTTTCCCTCAAATCCTAAAATCAATAAGATTATATTAAATTAAGGCTCTAACTGGTAACATTAAAGGAATATGGAGAATAAGATGAAAAAAAATGAAGATGAATAAAATACTCATAATTTGATAAGAAATAATTGTAATCTATTATTTCTTAAATGTTAAGGAATGTAAATGAATTACGGGTAACAAATATTCTCCGTAAATGGTGTAAATTATAAAGAATTTTAAGAAATTCACTATTTCCATTATTTTTTTTTGTCACCATTTTTCATCCTTAAAATAGATTTTTATTTTAGTAATCAAAATTACACCTCTTGATCAGGACATAATCAAATAATCTTGTGGTGGCTAATTTTTAATCTCAAAGCTAATATTAGACTAGAGAACTTGTAGCCATTCAACGGCCTAAAATCTCTCCATCCATGCAAAGCTCATGCAAGCCCTAATTTTAGAAAATACAACTCCTATAAGAATCTCCCCTCAATGCACCATTAACAATCCACCGGGCTTTGTTTCAATAAATCCCCTTCCTCTCCTATCTACCTCCTGAATAAACCCGGAGGGAGAGAAAAAAAAAACACAAAAATAATAAAAAGGGGACAATATATTAAAAAATGGCAGTTGGAAAAATTGTTATATCTGTGGCATCCATCCTTCTGGTGGTGGGTGTTGCTATAGGAGTTGTCACCTTTGTTCATAAA
Proteins encoded in this window:
- the LOC106340058 gene encoding probable pectinesterase/pectinesterase inhibitor, with the protein product MNTPVIHILLFLFVAATATAAATPTKRANYLFTPHAKAVAGICTVIQTNTSLCCKTLKHVPTNDPIELIRALAVAAESSVKNSVAFLSEIKPKHTSNATAAAAIISCGKNLKYALEDFIEFWKATGKDVKTLAHNYFTCKRTLMSIMGYHWTCFDDIEDKSLLKEMEIGIGVGKNLSSDSYDVFNGLNTIFKTFGIKVKLNEEDTSPRPPPLSAYYY